A section of the Acropora muricata isolate sample 2 chromosome 4, ASM3666990v1, whole genome shotgun sequence genome encodes:
- the LOC136913099 gene encoding transcription factor E2F8-like isoform X2, translating into MESNQFLLTPQVWETRDEQMNQDVRDCDDTVSEYDGSLQPNQLVRYPSLAELTTIATNCEGACAVSETLPKKTSIPAPKAEDCRYQVTSPWNQDVPATPPKADNSTKMTSNQSGDDPLTPTANLKMLVSAASPIIRDRETKKRELFPGQNSNTFEALHAAALNSLVSNSNRTYTLENESCSNENSLPVGSGENKITVSRKDKSLGLLCQKFLSKYPEYPKVNEFIEIGLDDVARDLSVERRRIYDIVNVLESVEVISRYAKNRYVWHGKSRLPSTLIKLRNYAKLQGFKLKSSIGEKETNSKDKENKKEKAKKNQIARLSAKWPLILPKNPNTSNQLATSLTGQDQNLMPPPSTLENKSNTSNSKRTKCKDAINDYCRKDKSLGVLSQKFLMLFLVAETGYVTLEDAANVLIGEEEEGQTKYKTKVRRLYDIANILSSLQLIEKVHIHSIQTGRKPGFRWIGIDPNKLELVAYTQEKIQNSPAAKRLRAKNSDGEESAVGRLIKRRPSQQQIRARSEDSDTKKCKLPRSRSERILGTKSKAFFENEDDGFSVHEINNSFGADPSSGSPTEAKFRAELQKLHQQYPNRMSQLLSACRQSDDFEAKKSRRSLFVPVKTEPDGSPLPKRRRSADDVLSTKHDVNGGFSHSISSPFKSIHDEDNELTQRSPVQAASDGNQNLSSPEQKILLERKKQQQLLDEQRGFHSQDERWKRIERELDKAFPKAGPSRPMMVHQSSSPLPYDALVEQSSVAIQTSLIDDISPLKPPSFYRKLKKPWQNSDYTQSSGEASATPSPVQFQSGSTGNSFPNPHALSPIPILPATERPPSQLSNSCSGNTVFLHVPNQTSTGSPIVWATPTPPSGNSTPSPDQLIRVTAPPVSTALLYSPRSLTSTPEPGHLDSCQASSTAETQHTVAASPLVTSGDSQVVVIKNRIPVQQALSIQVLPRVSNPEMFTRTPGVTQLKVATPLVKFVDLNRAVSMETPTSSNTIQLLSDVSKRLSLPLTNSSTS; encoded by the exons ATGGAATCAAACCAGTTTTTATTAACACCACAAGTTTGGGAGACGAGAGATGAGCAAATGAACCAAGACGTTAGGGACTGTGATGATACCGTTAGTGAGTACGATGGCTCATTGCAGCCAAATCAACTGGTTCGCTATCCTTCCTTAGCGGAGCTTACGACGATAGCGACAAACTGTGAAGGTGCTTGTGCTGTGTCTGAAACTTTGCCCAAAAAGACATCGATCCCAGCACCAAAAGCTGAAGATTGCAGATATCAAGTGACAAGTCCTTGGAATCAAGACGTCCCAGCAACTCCACCGAAAGCGGACAACTCGACAAAGATGACCTCGAATCAGAGCGGCGACGATCCTCTAACTCCAACAGCTAATCTTAAAATGCTTGTCAGTGCTGCAAGTCCAATAATTCGGGATCGGGAGACAAAGAAAAGGGAACTTTTTCCTGGTCAAAATTCTAACACTTTCGAAGCACTACATGCCGCCGCTTTGAACAGTCTGGTTTCAAATTCAAACCGAACTTACACGCTTGAAAACGAAAGCTGTTCAAACGAAAACTCGTTGCCGGTGGGTTCTGGAGAAAACAAGATAACCGTAAGCCGAAAAGACAAGTCGCTTGGACTTTTATGTCAGAA gtttctatcaaaatacCCAGAGTATCCTAAAGTGAATGAATTCATTGAAATTGGATTGGATGATGTTGCAAGAGACTTAA GTGTTGAAAGGAGGCGCATATATGATATTGTTAATGTTCTTGAAAGTGTGGAAGTTATCAGTAGGTATGCAAAGAACAGATATGTGTGGCATGGCAAATCAAGACTACCAAGTACTCTTATTAAACTAAGG AATTATGCTAAATTACAAGGATTCAAGCTAAAGTCATCAATTGGCGAGAAGGAAACAAATTccaaagataaagaaaataaaaaggagAAG GCAAAGAAAAATCAAATCGCACGTCTTTCTGCAAAATGGCCCTTAATTCTTCCCAAGAACCCCAATACATCAAATCAGCTGGCAACATCATTAACAGGCCAAGACCAGAACCTTATGCCACCCCCATCAACActagaaaataaaagcaacacCAGTAACAGTAAAAGGACAAAATGTAAAG ATGCCATCAATGATTACTGTAGGAAAGACAAATCCCTAGGAGTTCTTAGTCAAAAATTCTTAATGCTGTTTTTAGTTGCTGAG ACTGGATATGTAACACTAGAAGATGCTGCCAATGTATTAATAGGGGAAGAAGAGGAAGGCcagacaaaatacaaaa cTAAAGTGCGCCGACTCTATGACATTGCCAATATTTTGTCAAGCCTTCAGCTAATAGAAAAGGTGCATATTCACAGTATTCAAACAGGACGAAAACCTGGCTTTCGTTGGATAGGGATTGATCCCAATAAGCTGGAATTAGTGGCTTACACTCAAG aaaaaattcaaaattctccAGCAGCAAAAAGACTGCGTGCCAAAAACTCTGATGGGGAGGAAA GTGCTGTGGGACGCCTTATCAAACGAAGACCCAGTCAACAACAAATTAGGGCGAGATCGGAGGACTCGGACACGAAGAAATGCAAACTACCGCGGTCGCGGTCTGAGAGAATTTTAGGTACTAAAAGCAAGGCTTTCTTTGAAAATGAGGACGATGGATTTTCAGTTCACGAGATAAACAATTCGTTTG GTGCAGATCCATCTAGTGGAAGCCCAACGGAAGCAAAATTTCGCGCTGAGTTGCAGAAACTCCATCAGCAGTACCCAAATC GCATGTCGCAGTTGCTTTCTGCCTGCAGACAGTCGGACGATTTTGAGGCTAAAAAGAGCAGGCGATCTCTGTTTGTTCCCGTAAAAACGGAACCAGACGGGTCTCCACTGCCGAAGCGAAGGCGAAGTGCTGACGACGTTTTATCGACTAAGCACGATGTCAACGGAGGCTTCTCTCACTCTATATCTTCACCCTTCAAAAGCATCCACGACGAGGACAACGAACTGACACAGAGAAGTCCAGTGCAAGCGGCGTCTGATGGAAATCAAAATCTTTCCTCTCCCGAGCAAAAGATTCTGttggaaaggaaaaaacaacagcaactaCTCGACGAGCAGCGAGGGTTCCATTCTCAAGATGAACGGTGGAAGCGAATCGAACGTGAGCTGGACAAAGCATTTCCGAAGGCTGGGCCAAGTCGTCCCATGATGGTCCACCAGTCGTCGTCACCGTTACCATACGACGCACTTGTAGAACAGTCTTCTGTGGCCATTCAAACCAGCCTCATTGATGACATTAGTCCGCTTAAACCCCCCAGCTTTTATCGCAAGTTAAAGAAGCCCTGGCAAAACTCAGATTACACTCAAAGCTCTGGTGAAGCTTCTGCAACACCCTCACCAGTGCAATTCCAGTCCGGATCGACAGGGAATTCCTTTCCTAATCCACACGCATTGTCACCGATTCCAATTCTTCCAGCCACAGAGAGACCGCCATCTCAATTGAGCAATTCATGCTCCGGAAATACTGTGTTCTTGCACGTTCCCAACCAGACGAGCACTGGCTCCCCTATCGTATGGGCCACACCCACCCCTCCGTCAGGTAACTCTACACCTTCGCCTGATCAGCTGATTAGAGTTACAGCGCCACCCGTGAGTACGGCGTTGTTGTACAGTCCTAGGTCTCTCACATCAACGCCAGAGCCTGGTCACCTGGACTCATGCCAAGCTTCCTCTACCGCTGAAACTCAGCACACTGTTGCAGCTTCTCCGTTGGTAACATCAGGCGATTCACAGGTTGTAGTGATTAAAAACAGAATTCCCGTGCAGCAAGCCC
- the LOC136913099 gene encoding transcription factor E2F8-like isoform X1, whose protein sequence is MESNQFLLTPQVWETRDEQMNQDVRDCDDTVSEYDGSLQPNQLVRYPSLAELTTIATNCEGACAVSETLPKKTSIPAPKAEDCRYQVTSPWNQDVPATPPKADNSTKMTSNQSGDDPLTPTANLKMLVSAASPIIRDRETKKRELFPGQNSNTFEALHAAALNSLVSNSNRTYTLENESCSNENSLPVGSGENKITVSRKDKSLGLLCQKFLSKYPEYPKVNEFIEIGLDDVARDLSVERRRIYDIVNVLESVEVISRYAKNRYVWHGKSRLPSTLIKLRNYAKLQGFKLKSSIGEKETNSKDKENKKEKAKKNQIARLSAKWPLILPKNPNTSNQLATSLTGQDQNLMPPPSTLENKSNTSNSKRTKCKADAINDYCRKDKSLGVLSQKFLMLFLVAETGYVTLEDAANVLIGEEEEGQTKYKTKVRRLYDIANILSSLQLIEKVHIHSIQTGRKPGFRWIGIDPNKLELVAYTQEKIQNSPAAKRLRAKNSDGEESAVGRLIKRRPSQQQIRARSEDSDTKKCKLPRSRSERILGTKSKAFFENEDDGFSVHEINNSFGADPSSGSPTEAKFRAELQKLHQQYPNRMSQLLSACRQSDDFEAKKSRRSLFVPVKTEPDGSPLPKRRRSADDVLSTKHDVNGGFSHSISSPFKSIHDEDNELTQRSPVQAASDGNQNLSSPEQKILLERKKQQQLLDEQRGFHSQDERWKRIERELDKAFPKAGPSRPMMVHQSSSPLPYDALVEQSSVAIQTSLIDDISPLKPPSFYRKLKKPWQNSDYTQSSGEASATPSPVQFQSGSTGNSFPNPHALSPIPILPATERPPSQLSNSCSGNTVFLHVPNQTSTGSPIVWATPTPPSGNSTPSPDQLIRVTAPPVSTALLYSPRSLTSTPEPGHLDSCQASSTAETQHTVAASPLVTSGDSQVVVIKNRIPVQQALSIQVLPRVSNPEMFTRTPGVTQLKVATPLVKFVDLNRAVSMETPTSSNTIQLLSDVSKRLSLPLTNSSTS, encoded by the exons ATGGAATCAAACCAGTTTTTATTAACACCACAAGTTTGGGAGACGAGAGATGAGCAAATGAACCAAGACGTTAGGGACTGTGATGATACCGTTAGTGAGTACGATGGCTCATTGCAGCCAAATCAACTGGTTCGCTATCCTTCCTTAGCGGAGCTTACGACGATAGCGACAAACTGTGAAGGTGCTTGTGCTGTGTCTGAAACTTTGCCCAAAAAGACATCGATCCCAGCACCAAAAGCTGAAGATTGCAGATATCAAGTGACAAGTCCTTGGAATCAAGACGTCCCAGCAACTCCACCGAAAGCGGACAACTCGACAAAGATGACCTCGAATCAGAGCGGCGACGATCCTCTAACTCCAACAGCTAATCTTAAAATGCTTGTCAGTGCTGCAAGTCCAATAATTCGGGATCGGGAGACAAAGAAAAGGGAACTTTTTCCTGGTCAAAATTCTAACACTTTCGAAGCACTACATGCCGCCGCTTTGAACAGTCTGGTTTCAAATTCAAACCGAACTTACACGCTTGAAAACGAAAGCTGTTCAAACGAAAACTCGTTGCCGGTGGGTTCTGGAGAAAACAAGATAACCGTAAGCCGAAAAGACAAGTCGCTTGGACTTTTATGTCAGAA gtttctatcaaaatacCCAGAGTATCCTAAAGTGAATGAATTCATTGAAATTGGATTGGATGATGTTGCAAGAGACTTAA GTGTTGAAAGGAGGCGCATATATGATATTGTTAATGTTCTTGAAAGTGTGGAAGTTATCAGTAGGTATGCAAAGAACAGATATGTGTGGCATGGCAAATCAAGACTACCAAGTACTCTTATTAAACTAAGG AATTATGCTAAATTACAAGGATTCAAGCTAAAGTCATCAATTGGCGAGAAGGAAACAAATTccaaagataaagaaaataaaaaggagAAG GCAAAGAAAAATCAAATCGCACGTCTTTCTGCAAAATGGCCCTTAATTCTTCCCAAGAACCCCAATACATCAAATCAGCTGGCAACATCATTAACAGGCCAAGACCAGAACCTTATGCCACCCCCATCAACActagaaaataaaagcaacacCAGTAACAGTAAAAGGACAAAATGTAAAG CAGATGCCATCAATGATTACTGTAGGAAAGACAAATCCCTAGGAGTTCTTAGTCAAAAATTCTTAATGCTGTTTTTAGTTGCTGAG ACTGGATATGTAACACTAGAAGATGCTGCCAATGTATTAATAGGGGAAGAAGAGGAAGGCcagacaaaatacaaaa cTAAAGTGCGCCGACTCTATGACATTGCCAATATTTTGTCAAGCCTTCAGCTAATAGAAAAGGTGCATATTCACAGTATTCAAACAGGACGAAAACCTGGCTTTCGTTGGATAGGGATTGATCCCAATAAGCTGGAATTAGTGGCTTACACTCAAG aaaaaattcaaaattctccAGCAGCAAAAAGACTGCGTGCCAAAAACTCTGATGGGGAGGAAA GTGCTGTGGGACGCCTTATCAAACGAAGACCCAGTCAACAACAAATTAGGGCGAGATCGGAGGACTCGGACACGAAGAAATGCAAACTACCGCGGTCGCGGTCTGAGAGAATTTTAGGTACTAAAAGCAAGGCTTTCTTTGAAAATGAGGACGATGGATTTTCAGTTCACGAGATAAACAATTCGTTTG GTGCAGATCCATCTAGTGGAAGCCCAACGGAAGCAAAATTTCGCGCTGAGTTGCAGAAACTCCATCAGCAGTACCCAAATC GCATGTCGCAGTTGCTTTCTGCCTGCAGACAGTCGGACGATTTTGAGGCTAAAAAGAGCAGGCGATCTCTGTTTGTTCCCGTAAAAACGGAACCAGACGGGTCTCCACTGCCGAAGCGAAGGCGAAGTGCTGACGACGTTTTATCGACTAAGCACGATGTCAACGGAGGCTTCTCTCACTCTATATCTTCACCCTTCAAAAGCATCCACGACGAGGACAACGAACTGACACAGAGAAGTCCAGTGCAAGCGGCGTCTGATGGAAATCAAAATCTTTCCTCTCCCGAGCAAAAGATTCTGttggaaaggaaaaaacaacagcaactaCTCGACGAGCAGCGAGGGTTCCATTCTCAAGATGAACGGTGGAAGCGAATCGAACGTGAGCTGGACAAAGCATTTCCGAAGGCTGGGCCAAGTCGTCCCATGATGGTCCACCAGTCGTCGTCACCGTTACCATACGACGCACTTGTAGAACAGTCTTCTGTGGCCATTCAAACCAGCCTCATTGATGACATTAGTCCGCTTAAACCCCCCAGCTTTTATCGCAAGTTAAAGAAGCCCTGGCAAAACTCAGATTACACTCAAAGCTCTGGTGAAGCTTCTGCAACACCCTCACCAGTGCAATTCCAGTCCGGATCGACAGGGAATTCCTTTCCTAATCCACACGCATTGTCACCGATTCCAATTCTTCCAGCCACAGAGAGACCGCCATCTCAATTGAGCAATTCATGCTCCGGAAATACTGTGTTCTTGCACGTTCCCAACCAGACGAGCACTGGCTCCCCTATCGTATGGGCCACACCCACCCCTCCGTCAGGTAACTCTACACCTTCGCCTGATCAGCTGATTAGAGTTACAGCGCCACCCGTGAGTACGGCGTTGTTGTACAGTCCTAGGTCTCTCACATCAACGCCAGAGCCTGGTCACCTGGACTCATGCCAAGCTTCCTCTACCGCTGAAACTCAGCACACTGTTGCAGCTTCTCCGTTGGTAACATCAGGCGATTCACAGGTTGTAGTGATTAAAAACAGAATTCCCGTGCAGCAAGCCC